Proteins encoded by one window of Salvia splendens isolate huo1 chromosome 5, SspV2, whole genome shotgun sequence:
- the LOC121805335 gene encoding E3 ubiquitin-protein ligase RNF115-like, whose product MSGGFRPPESWPFGQEYWIYLPVSRSGLLPPIRSLNPRGTRNPWLLVEERFNGGHDHGFASFPPPAAPHPLHLIEDSYPAAYQQPWNTRSSAEEESKLSPEEQKQAVNKLRKQLYSPHIYNIIKRLGNKSAVAAGSDDEGKRCAVCLEDFETKQFVTITPCNHMFHEECIVPWVKSQGKCPVCRFVIVERAQPRAAAASASSRRGRAERGLLF is encoded by the exons ATGAGTGGAGGCTTCAGACCTCCCGAAAGTTGGCCGTTCGGACAGGAGTACTGGATTTATCTGCCTGTTAGTCGATCCGGCCTGCTTCCTCCGATCAGATCTCTG AATCCAAGAGGAACAAGAAATCCATGGCTGTTAGTTGAGGAGAGATTCAACGGAGGCCATGATCATGGCTTTGCGAG TTTCCCTCCACCGGCAGCCCCTCATCCGCTCCACCTCATCGAGGACTCGTATCCGGCGGCGTACCAACAGCCATGGAACACGCGGTCGTCCGCGGAGGAGGAGTCGAAGCTGAGCCCAGAGGAGCAGAAGCAGGCAGTGAACAAGCTGAGGAAGCAGCTCTACAGCCCCCACATATACAACATAATCAAGAGATTAGGCAACAAGTCCGCTGTGGCTGCTGGAAGCGACGATGAAGGCAAAAGGTGCGCCGTCTGCCTGGAGGATTTCGAGACGAAGCAGTTCGTGACGATCACTCCTTGCAACCACATGTTTCATGAGGAATGCATCGTTCCCTGGGTCAAGAGCCAGGGGAAATGCCCCGTCTGCAGGTTCGTCATTGTCGAACGCGCTCAGCCTAGAGCCGcagccgcctccgcctcctccagGCGCGGCCGCGCCGAGAGGGGCCTCCTCTTCTAG
- the LOC121803773 gene encoding receptor-like serine/threonine-protein kinase SD1-6 — protein MAPEYAFDGKFSIKSDIYSLGVMILEIVSGQKNRGFKHPSCYKNLLEQVWHFCKEGRELEMMDPCYKNSYVESQVKRCIQVGSLCVQNVAEERPMMPAVVLMLSTEEAVLPRPRKPGFFLHGDSSLSHSNASGNTGGAVTITDIEAR, from the exons ATGGCTCCAGAGTACGCGTTTGATGGAAAGTTCTCCATCAAGTCGGATATATACAGCTTGGGCGTTATGATCTTGGAGATTGTCAGTGGACAGAAGAACAGAGGGTTCAAGCATCCATCCTGCTACAAGAACCTTCTAGAACAG GTATGGCATTTTTGTAAGGAGGGGAGGGAGTTGGAAATGATGGATCCGTGCTACAAAAATTCGTACGTGGAATCCCAGGTGAAAAGATGTATCCAAGTCGGGTCATTGTGCGTACAGAATGTGGCAGAGGAGAGGCCAATGATGCCGGCTGTGGTGCTCATGCTGAGTACTGAGGAGGCGGTCTTGCCTCGGCCAAGGAAGCCCGGGTTTTTCTTGCACGGGGACTCCAGTTTGTCACATAGCAATGCCTCAGGAAATACTGGCGGCGCAGTGACCATAACTGACATAGAAGCCAGGTAG
- the LOC121804570 gene encoding ATP-dependent zinc metalloprotease FTSH 2, chloroplastic-like yields MAAISACILGKGLYAGNIRKGFSKEIYGKQFIRIPLYSSTSRVVNVRASLSQRTSEGRRSFLKLVLGNAGLALPGNGKAIADDEGVSSSRMSYSKFLENLDKDRVAKVDLFENGTIAIVDAISPELGNRVQRVRVQLPGLSQELLQKFREKNVDFAAHNAQEDSGSLWANLIGNLAFPLLLIGALFFLSRRSPGGMGGPGGPGLPLQFGQSKAKFQMEPNTGVTFDDVAGVDEAKQDFMEVVEFLKKPERFTAVGARIPKGVLLIGPPGTGKTLLAKAIAGEAGVPFFSISGSEFVEMFVGVGASRVRDLFKKAKENAPCIVFVDEIDAVGRQRGTGIGGGNDEREQTLNQLLTEMDGFEGNTGIIVVAATNRADILDSALLRPGRFDRQVSVDVPDVRGRTEILKVHAGNKKFDTDVSLEVVAMRTPGFSGADLANLLNEAAILAGRRGRTSISSKEIDDSIDRIVAGMEGTVMTDSKSKSLVAYHEVGHAICGTLTPGHDAVQKVTLVPRGQARGLTWFIPSDDPTLISKQQLFARIVGGLGGRAAEEVIFGEPEVTTGAAGDLQQITGLAKQMVVTFGMSDIGPWSLMDSSAQSDVIMRMMARNSMSEKLAEDIDAAVKRLSDEAYEIALRQIRNNREAIDKIVEVVIEKETITGDEFRAILSEFVEIPVENRVAPTPATLTV; encoded by the exons ATGGCTGCCATATCGGCATGTATACTGGGAAAAGGATTGTATGCTGGTAATATCAGAAAAGGTTTTAGCAAAGAAATATATGGCAAGCAGTTTATACGCATTCCACTATACAGTAGTACATCTAGAGTAGTTAATGTTAGAGCATCATTGAGTCAAAGGACCAGTGAAGGAAGACGCAGCTTCCTGAAATTGGTGCTTGGTAATGCTGGCCTTGCCTTACCTGGCAATGGAAAAGCTATTGCTGATGATGAAGGTGTCTCGAGTTCAAGGATGTCGTACTCTAAATTTTTGGAGAATCTAGATAAGGATAGAGTAGCTAAGGTCGATTTGTTTGAAAATGGAACTATTGCCATTGTCGATGCTATATCCCCTGAGTTGGGTAACCGTGTCCAAAGAGTGCGGGTGCAGCTCCCGGGCCTCAGCCAGGAGCTTCTCCAGAAGTTTAGGGAGAAGAACGTTGACTTTGCTGCCCACAATGCACAAGAGGATTCCGGTTCTCTATGGGCTAACTTGATCGGAAACTTGGCCTTCCCTTTACTCTTGATTGGAGCTCTTTTCTTTCTCTCGAGACGGTCCCCTGGAGGAATGGGTGGGCCTGGAGGTCCCGGGCTCCCTTTACAATTTGGTCAGTCAAAGGCTAAGTTCCAAATGGAACCAAACACTGGTGTCACTTTTGATGATGTTGCTGGGGTTGATGAAGCAAAGCAAGATTTTATGGAGGTGGTGGAGTTCCTGAAAAAGCCCGAGAGATTCACAGCTGTGGGTGCTCGTATTCCAAAGGGGGTTCTTCTCATTGGCCCTCCCGGTACTGGGAAAACCTTGCTAGCCAAAGCAATTGCTGGTGAAGCCGGTGTTCCCTTTTTCTCTATTTCGGGTTCTGAGTTTGTTGAGATGTTTGTTGGAGTTGGTGCCTCACGAGTCCGTGATCTTTTCAAGAAGGCCAAGGAGAATGCTCCATGTATTGTGTttgttgatgaaattgatgCAGTGGGGCGTCAAAGAGGAACTGGAATTGGTGGAGGAAACGATGAAAGGGAGCAGACTCTCAACCAGCTGCTGACAGAAATGGATGGTTTTGAAGGAAACACAGGTATCATTGTGGTTGCAGCAACCAATCGTGCAGATATTCTCGACTCTGCCTTGTTGAGGCCTGGAAGGTTTGATAGACAG GTAAGTGTTGATGTCCCAGATGTTCGGGGACGAACAGAGATCTTAAAGGTTCACGCAGGCAATAAAAAGTTTGATACTGATGTATCACTTGAAGTGGTAGCCATGAGGACACCTGGTTTCAGCGGAGCGGATCTGGCTAATCTCTTGAACGAGGCCGCTATTCTGGCTGGCCGCCGTGGCAGGACTTCCATCTCGTCTAAAGAGATCGATGACTCAATTGATAGGATAGTCGCTGGAATGGAGGGGACAGTCATGACAGATAGCAAGAGTAAGAGTCTTGTGGCGTACCACGAAGTAGGCCATGCCATCTGTGG AACTCTGACCCCGGGGCATGATGCCGTTCAGAAAGTCACCTTGGTTCCACGCGGTCAGGCACGTGGTTTGACTTGGTTCATCCCTTCGGATGATCCAACCTTGATATCAAAACAACAGCTCTTTGCCAGAATTGTAGGGGGGCTGGGCGGTCGAGCTGCTGAGGAAGTTATATTTGGTGAGCCTGAGGTCACTACCGGTGCAGCTGGCGATCTGCAGCAGATCACTGGTTTGGCCAAGCAG atGGTTGTGACTTTTGGCATGTCTGACATCGGGCCGTGGTCGCTCATGGACTCATCGGCTCAAAGCGATGTGATAATGAGAATGATGGCGAGGAATTCGATGTCAGAGAAGCTGGCGGAAGACATTGATGCAGCAGTGAAGAGGCTCTCGGACGAGGCATATGAGATTGCGTTGAGGCAGATCAGGAACAACCGCGAAGCCATAGACAAGATCGTGGAAGTTGTTATCGAGAAGGAGACAATAACCGGGGATGAGTTCAGGGCTATCCTCTCAGAGTTTGTCGAAATTCCAGTCGAAAACAGAGTTGCTCCCACTCCGGCTACGCTAACTGtataa
- the LOC121804569 gene encoding probable alpha,alpha-trehalose-phosphate synthase [UDP-forming] 7 yields MMSRSYTNLLDLASGNFPTVGRERDRKRLPRVMTVPGNILELDDEQASSVTSENPSSLIGDRIIIVANLLPLKAKRRPDNKGWTFSWNEDSLLLRVRDGFPEDMEVLYVGSLPVDVDPIEQDDVANYLLEKFKCVPAFLPPSLLEKYYHGFCKKHLWPLFHYMLPFSSDHGIRFDRSMWEAYVSANKLFSQKVIEIINPEDDFVWIHDYHLMVLPTFLRRRFVRLRMGFFLHSPFPSSELYRSLPVREEILKALLNSDLIGFHTFDYARHFLSCCSRMLGLEYQSKRGYIGLDYYGRTVGIKIMPVGIHMGHIESVLRQADKELQVEELKQQFAGKTVLLGFDDMDIFKGINLKLLAMEHMLKQHPTWQGRAVLVQIANPSRGKGINLDEINREIGESCQRIKKELGRPGYEPIVFIHRSLSISERMAYYSIAECVVVTAVRDGMNLTPYEYIVCREGVSGAEPGSDLSGPKKSMLVVSEFIGCSPSLSGAIRVNPWNVESTAEAMYEAISLAEREKELRHEKHYRYVSSHDVAFWARSFLQDMERTCVDHFRKRCWGIGLGFGFRVVALDPNFRKLSMDEITSAYCRAKSRAILLDYDGTLMPQNSIIKTPSAQVLSLLNTLSGDPKNLVFMVSGRGRDSLSKWFLPCKTLGLSAEHGYFLRWPQVEEWETYGQGSEFGWMHIAEPVMNSYTEATDGSGIERKESALVWHYHDADPVFGFSQAKEMLDHLESVLANEPVAVKSGQFIVEVKPQGVSKGRVAEKILVSMADKGKQADFVLCIGDDRSDEDMFEIIGNAVSSRILSYNTEIFACTVGQKPSKAKYYLDDSSEVVTMLESLADATDSPASSDNEPDSPPRRIGRVTSFV; encoded by the exons ATGATGTCAAGATCTTATACCAACCTTTTGGATTTAGCATCTGGAAATTTCCCAACAGTGGGTAGGGAAAGGGACCGGAAGCGCCTCCCGAGGGTTATGACTGTTCCGGGGAATATTCTTGAGCTAGATGATGAACAGGCTAGCAGTGTTACGTCGGAAAACCCATCTTCACTTATTGGTGATAGGATCATCATTGTTGCAAATCTTCTGCCTCTGAAAGCAAAACGAAGGCCTGACAATAAGGGCTGGACTTTTAGCTGGAACGAGGATTCCTTGCTGTTACGGGTTAGGGATGGCTTTCCGGAGGACATGGAGGTGTTATACGTTGGATCATTGCCTGTTGATGTCGATCCAATCGAACAGGATGACGTAGCCAACTATCTTTTGGAGAAATTCAAATGTGTTCCTGCATTTCTGCCACCAAGTCTTCTGGAAAAATATTATCATGGCTTCTGCAAGAAGCATTTATGGCCACTCTTTCACTATATGCTGCCATTTTCATCAGATCATGGAATTCGGTTTGATAGGTCCATGTGGGAAGCATATGTGTCGGCCAATAAGTTGTTCTCACAAAAAGTTATTGAAATAATCAACCCCGAGGATGATTTTGTGTGGATTCATGATTATCATTTGATGGTGTTACCCACTTTTCTGAGAAGGCGCTTTGTCCGCTTGAGAATGGGTTTCTTCCTTCACAGTCCATTTCCTTCTTCCGAGCTGTATAGGTCCCTTCCCGTTAGAGAAGAAATTCTGAAGGCCCTACTCAACTCGGACCTAATTGGTTTTCACACTTTTGATTATGCACGCCATTTCCTCTCCTGTTGTAGTCGGATGTTGGGCCTGGAATATCAATCAAAAAGGGGCTACATAGGATTGGATTATTATGGAAGGACGGTTGGCATAAAGATTATGCCAGTTGGGATTCATATGGGTCATATTGAGTCAGTTCTGAGACAGGCAGATAAGGAGCTGCAGGTTGAGGAGCTAAAGCAACAGTTTGCTGGCAAAACTGTGTTACTTGGATTCGATGATATGGACATATTTAAAGGTATAAATTTGAAACTTTTAGCTATGGAGCACATGCTGAAGCAGCATCCGACTTGGCAAGGAAGAGCTGTTCTGGTCCAGATTGCCAATCCTTCCAGAGGAAAAGGAATAAATCTGGATGAAATAAATCGCGAAATAGGGGAGAGCTGCCAGAGAATCAAAAAGGAACTTGGAAGGCCTGGATATGAACCTATAGTTTTTATCCATCGGTCTTTATCAATCAGTGAAAGGATGGCTTACTACAGTATTGCTGAATGTGTTGTGGTGACAGCAGTGCGGGATGGGATGAATCTGACTCCTTATGAATACATAGTCTGCAGAGAAGGAGTATCAGGTGCAGAACCAGGTTCAGACTTGAGTGGACCTAAGAAGAGCATGTTGGTGGTCTCTGAATTCATCGGCTGTTCCCCTTCCCTAAGTGGTGCTATTCGTGTAAATCCTTGGAATGTTGAATCAACAGCTGAGGCAATGTACGAGGCTATATCATTggccgagagagagaaggagttACGACATGAGAAGCATTACCGATATGTGAGCTCTCATGATGTAGCATTTTGGGCTAGAAGCTTCTTACAAGATATGGAGAGAACTTGTGTTGACCATTTCAGAAAAAGATGCTGGGGTATTGGTCTTGGCTTCGGGTTCAGAGTGGTGGCACTAGATCCAAATTTTAGAAAGCTTTCAATGGATGAGATTACGTCAGCTTACTGCAGGGCTAAAAGCAGGGCTATATTGTTGGATTACGATGGCACACTTATGCCTCAAAATTCAATTATTAAGACTCCAAGTGCCCAAGTTCTGTCTCTCTTAAACACACTGTCTGGTGATCCCAAAAATCTAGTTTTTATGGTCAGTGGAAGAGGAAGAGACAGCTTAAGCAAGTGGTTTCTTCCTTGCAAAACACTTGGACTTTCTGCTGAGCATGGCTACTTCTTAAG GTGGCCACAAGTTGAAGAATGGGAAACATATGGCCAAGGTTCTGAATTTGGCTGGATGCATATTGCAGAACCTGTTATGAACTCATATACTGAGGCTACTGATGGTTCTGGAATAGAGAGAAAGGAAAGTGCTTTAGTGTGGCATTATCATGACGCCGACCCAGTATTTGGGTTTTCCCAGGCGAAGGAAATGCTGGATCATTTGGAGAGTGTTTTAGCAAATGAACCTGTAGCTGTGAAGAGCGGACAATTCATTGTGGAAGTGAAGCCTCAG GGTGTTAGCAAAGGCAGAGTAGCAGAAAAGATTTTGGTGTCCATGGCAGATAAGGGAAAACAAGCTGATTTCGTGCTTTGCATCGGTGATGACAGATCTGACGAGGACATGTTTGAAATAATTGGTAATGCAGTATCTAGCCGTATTCTGTCTTACAACACTGAAATATTTGCTTGCACAGTTGGGCAAAAGCCCAGCAAAGCGAAGTATTATTTGGATGACTCATCCGAAGTGGTAACTATGCTTGAATCTCTTGCTGATGCTACTGATTCTCCCGCTTCATCTGACAACGAACCGGATAGCCCTCCCAGAAGGATTGGCCGTGTTACTTCATTTGTTTAA
- the LOC121803772 gene encoding G-type lectin S-receptor-like serine/threonine-protein kinase At4g27290 has protein sequence MEFLYAALYLLTISRFTFAYDKLSSNQTLGHGDFLISPSQTFELGFFSPGSSTSRFLGIRYKATPDIVVWVANRQNPITGLNGVLTSSATGNLILTSAQGPTIWSSNSSTTESNPALQLLNSGNLVIGLNSSYIWQSFHHPGDTRLPGMTLMQDISTGDGKPFSRSYNSSEKDVEDFWTRP, from the exons ATGGAGTTCCTCTATGCGGCTCTgtatctcttaaccatctccaGATTCACTTTTGCATATGACAAACTTTCTTCAAACCAAACTCTTGGTCATGGAGACTTCTTAATCTCTCCATCCCAAACATTCGAGCTTGGATTCTTCTCTCCGGGCTCATCCACCTCCAGATTCTTGGGAATACGGTACAAGGCCACACCAGACATCGTAGTTTGGGTTGCAAACAGACAAAATCCGATCACCGGCCTCAATGGAGTTCTAACTTCATCTGCAACCGGCAATCTGATCCTCACCTCAGCTCAAGGTCCAACCATTTGGTCTTCCAATTCCTCCACAACAGAATCAAATCCAGCTTTGCAGCTCCTGAATTCTGGAAACCTTGTCATTGGCCTTAATTCGTCGTATATTTGGCAGAGCTTCCATCATCCAGGCGACACTAGGCTGCCGGGAATGACACTAATGCAAGATATTAGCACTGGAGATG GGAAACCTTTCAGCAGGAGTTATAATAGCAGTGAAAAGGATGTCGAAGATTTCTGGACAAGGCCATGA
- the LOC121805334 gene encoding protein SYM1-like codes for MGYSGAAGNGGIWGMGPFHHNFRRRSNKKRESKPSNSVDSAAAGGYQFPLQQAATSSVLCLTGDTIAQLRHRWVRNKDTLTNSGDIKDIITTLSSEHDYIRALRMSSYGFLLYGPGSYAWYQLLDHFMPQKNVQNLTAKVVLNQVVLGPTVIGVIFAWNNLWLGKLSELPDKYKNDALPTLLTGFKFWIPVSILNFGVVPLQARVAFMSISSIFWNFYLSSTMSR; via the exons ATGGGGTATTCCGGCGCTGCTGGGAATGGCGGCATATGGGGAATGGGTCCATTTCACCATAATTTTCGGCGGCGGAGTAATAAGAAAAGAGAATCGAAGCCCTCCAATTCTGTAGACTCCGCCGCTGCCGGCGGTTACCAGTTCCCGCTCCAGCAGGCCGCCACCAGCTCCGTCCTTTGCTTGACCGGAGACACCATTGCCCAGCTCCGCCACCGCTGGGTCAGAAACAAGGATACTCTCACCAATTCTGGAGATATCaag GATATCATAACCACACTTTCCTCTGAACATGACTATATCCGAGCCCTCCGGATGTCTTCATATGGATTTCTGCTCTATGGTCCCGGTTCATATGCATGGTACCAACTCCTTGATCATTTTATGCCACAGAAAAATGTTCAGAACCTGACGGCAAAG GTCGTGTTGAATCAAGTAGTGCTAGGTCCGACTGTAATTGGTGTTATTTTTGCGTGGAATAATTTATGGCTAGGGAAACTCTCTGAACTTCCAGATAAATACAAGAACGATGCCCTCCCTACCCTACTTACAG GTTTTAAGTTCTGGATTCCGGTCAGTATACTGAATTTCGG GGTGGTTCCTCTTCAAGCGCGCGTTGCTTTCATGTCGATATCATCTATATTCTGGAACTTCTATCTGTCTTCGACAATGAGCAGATGA